In Arvicanthis niloticus isolate mArvNil1 chromosome 4, mArvNil1.pat.X, whole genome shotgun sequence, a single window of DNA contains:
- the Bcan gene encoding brevican core protein isoform X2 produces the protein MIPLLLSLLAALVLTQAPAALADDLKEDSSEDRAFRVRIGATQLRGVLGGALAIPCHVHHLRPPPSRRPAPGFPRVKWTFLSGEREVEVLVARGLRVKVNEAYRFRVALPAYPASLTDVSLVLSELRSNDSGVYRCEVQHGIDDSSDAVEVKVKGVVFLYREGSARYAFSFAGAQEACARIGARIATPEQLYAAYLGGYEQCDAGWLSDQTVRYPIQNPREACYGDMDGYPGVRNYGVVGPDDLYDVYCYAEDLNGELFLGAPPSKLTWEEARDYCLERGAQIASTGQLYAAWNGGLDRCSPGWLADGSVRYPIITPSQRCGGGLPGVKTLFLFPNQTGFPSKQNRFNVYCFRDSAHPSAFSEASIPASDGLEAIVTVTEKLEELQLPQETMESESRGAIYSIPITEDGGGGSSTPEDAAEAPKTPLDSETQSIAPPTGSSEEEGVALEEEGRSKDTETLEEEKNQEDLWVWPRELSSPLPTGLETEHSLSQVSPPAQAVLQLGASPSPRPPRVHGPPAETLLPTREGSLTSTPDGAREVGGETGSPELSGVPRESEEAGSSSLEDGPSLLPATWAPVGTRELETPSEEKSGRTVLTGTSVQAQPVLPTDSASRGGVAVAPSSGDCIPSPCHNGGTCLEEKEGFRCLCLPGYGGDLCDVGLHFCSPGWEAFQGACYKHFSTRRSWEEAESQCRALGAHLTSICTPEEQDFVNDRYREYQWIGLNDRTIEGDFLWSDGAPLLYENWNPGQPDSYFLSGENCVVMVWHDQGQWSDVPCNYHLSYTCKMGLVSCGPPPQLPLAQIFGRPRLRYAVDTVLRYRCREGLAQRNLPLIRCQENGLWEPPQISCVPRRPGRALRSMDTPEGPRGQLSRHRKALLTPPSSL, from the exons ATGATCCCACTGCTTCTGTCCCTGCTGGCAGCTCTGGTCCTGACCCAGGCCCCTGCAGCCCTCGCTGATGACCTGAAAGAAGACAGCTCAG AGGATCGCGCCTTCCGCGTGCGCATCGGTGCCACGCAGCTGCGGGGCGTGCTGGGCGGTGCCCTGGCCATCCCATGCCACGTCCACCACCTGCGGCCGCCACCCAGTCGCCGGCCCGCGCCGGGCTTTCCCAGAGTCAAGTGGACCTTCCTGTCCGGGGAACGAGAGGTGGAGGTGCTGGTGGCTCGCGGGCTGCGCGTCAAGGTAAACGAAGCCTACCGGTTCCGCGTGGCGCTGCCTGCCTACCCCGCATCGCTCACGGATGTGTCTCTAGTATTGAGCGAACTGCGGTCCAATGATTCCGGGGTCTATCGCTGCGAGGTCCAGCACGGTATCGACGACAGCAGTGATGCTGTGGAGGTCAAGGTCAAag GGGTCGTCTTCCTCTACAGAGAGGGCTCTGCGCGCTATGCTTTCTCCTTTGCGGGAGCCCAGGAAGCCTGCGCTCGCATTGGAGCCCGAATCGCCACCCCTGAGCAGCTCTATGCTGCCTACCTCGGCGGCTATGAGCAGTGTGATGCAGGCTGGCTGTCGGACCAAACTGTGAg GTACCCCATCCAGAACCCACGAGAGGCCTGCTATGGAGACATGGACGGCTACCCTGGAGTGCGGAACTACGGAGTGGTGGGTCCTGATGACCTCTACGACGTCTACTGTTACGCTGAAGACCTAAATG GAGAACTGTTCCTAGGAGCCCCTCCCAGCAAGCTGACGTGGGAGGAGGCTCGGGACTACTGTCTGGAACGTGGTGCACAGATCGCTAGCACAGGCCAGCTGTATGCAGCCTGGAATGGTGGCCTGGAcagatgtagccctggctggctggctgatggCAGCGTGCGCTACCCCATCATCACGCCCAGCCAACGCTGTGGGGGTGGCCTGCCAGGAGTCAagaccctcttcctcttccccaaccAGACTGGCTTCCCCAGCAAGCAGAACCGCTTCAATGTCTACTGCTTCCGAG ACTCTGCCcatccctctgccttctctgaggCCTCCATCCCAGCCTCTGATGGACTAGAGGCCattgtcacagtgacagagaaGCTGGAGGAACTGCAGTTGCCTCAGGAAACTATGGAGAGCGAGTCTCGTGGGGCGATCTACTCCATCCCCATCACAGAAGATGGCGGAGGAGGAAGCTCTACCCCAGAAGATGCAGCAGAGGCACCCAAGACTCCTCTAG ACTCGGAAACCCAATCCATTGCACCACCTACCGGGTCCTCAGAAGAGGAAGGAGTAGCcctggaggaagaaggaagatccaaagacacagagactctggaggaagagaagaatcaGGAGGACCTGTGGGTGTGGCCCAGAGAGCTCAGCAGCCCTCTCCCTACTGGCTTGGAAACAGAGCATTCACTCTCCCAGGTGTCCCCACCAGCCCAGGCAGTTCTACAGCTGGGTGCATCACCTTCTCCCAGGCCTCCAAGGGTCCATGGACCACCTGCAGAGACTTTGCTCCCCACAAGGGAGGGAAGCCTCACATCCACTCCAGATGGGGCAAGAGAAGTAGGGGGGGAAACTGGGAGCCCTGAGCTCTCTGGGGTTCCTCGAGAGAGTGAGGAGGCAGGGAGTTCCAGCTTGGAGGATGGCCCTTCCCTACTTCCAGCTACATGGGCCCCTGTGGGTACCAGGGAGCTGGAGACCCCCTCAGAAGAGAAGTCTGGAAGAACTGTTCTGACAGGCACCTCAGTGCAGGCCCAGCCAGTGCTGCCCACCGACAGTGCCAGCCGCGGTGGAGTGGCGGTGGCTCCCTCATCAG gtGACTGTATCCCCAGCCCCTGCCACAATGGTGGGACATgcttggaggagaaggagggttTCCGCTGCCTATGTTTGCCAGGCTATGGGGGGGACCTGTGCGATGTTG GCCTTCActtctgcagccctggctgggagGCCTTCCAGGGTGCCTGCTACAAGCACTTTTCCACAcgaaggagttgggaggaggcaGAAAGCCAGTGCAGAGCACTAGGTGCTCATCTGACCAGCATCTGCACCCCTGAGGAGCAAGACTTTGTCAATG ATCGATACCGGGAATACCAGTGGATTGGGCTCAATGACAGGACCATCGAGGGTGACTTCTTGTGGTCAGATGGTGCCCCTCTG CTCTATGAAAACTGGAACCCTGGGCAGCCTGACAGCTACTTCCTGTCTGGGGAGAACTGTGTGGTCATGGTGTGGCATGACCAGGGACAGTGGAGTGATGTGCCCTGCAACTACCACCTATCCTACACCTGCAAGATGGGTCTTG TGTCCTGTGGACCTCCACCACAGCTGCCCCTAGCTCAAATATTTGGTCGCCCTCGGCTGCGCTACGCGGTAGATACTGTGCTTCGATATCGGTGCCGAGAGGGGCTGGCCCAGCGCAACCTGCCATTGATCCGCTGCCAGGAGAATGGGCTTTGGGAGCCCCCCCAGATTTCCTGTGTGCCTCGAAGACCT GGCCGTGCTCTGCGCTCAATGGACACCCCAGAAGGACCACGGGGACAGCTCTCAAGGCACAGGAAGGCACTGTTGACGCCTCCCTCCAGTCTCTAG
- the Bcan gene encoding brevican core protein isoform X1 has product MIPLLLSLLAALVLTQAPAALADDLKEDSSEDRAFRVRIGATQLRGVLGGALAIPCHVHHLRPPPSRRPAPGFPRVKWTFLSGEREVEVLVARGLRVKVNEAYRFRVALPAYPASLTDVSLVLSELRSNDSGVYRCEVQHGIDDSSDAVEVKVKGVVFLYREGSARYAFSFAGAQEACARIGARIATPEQLYAAYLGGYEQCDAGWLSDQTVRYPIQNPREACYGDMDGYPGVRNYGVVGPDDLYDVYCYAEDLNGELFLGAPPSKLTWEEARDYCLERGAQIASTGQLYAAWNGGLDRCSPGWLADGSVRYPIITPSQRCGGGLPGVKTLFLFPNQTGFPSKQNRFNVYCFRDSAHPSAFSEASIPASDGLEAIVTVTEKLEELQLPQETMESESRGAIYSIPITEDGGGGSSTPEDAAEAPKTPLDSETQSIAPPTGSSEEEGVALEEEGRSKDTETLEEEKNQEDLWVWPRELSSPLPTGLETEHSLSQVSPPAQAVLQLGASPSPRPPRVHGPPAETLLPTREGSLTSTPDGAREVGGETGSPELSGVPRESEEAGSSSLEDGPSLLPATWAPVGTRELETPSEEKSGRTVLTGTSVQAQPVLPTDSASRGGVAVAPSSGDCIPSPCHNGGTCLEEKEGFRCLCLPGYGGDLCDVGLHFCSPGWEAFQGACYKHFSTRRSWEEAESQCRALGAHLTSICTPEEQDFVNDRYREYQWIGLNDRTIEGDFLWSDGAPLLYENWNPGQPDSYFLSGENCVVMVWHDQGQWSDVPCNYHLSYTCKMGLVSCGPPPQLPLAQIFGRPRLRYAVDTVLRYRCREGLAQRNLPLIRCQENGLWEPPQISCVPRRPVSDRRKQGRALRSMDTPEGPRGQLSRHRKALLTPPSSL; this is encoded by the exons ATGATCCCACTGCTTCTGTCCCTGCTGGCAGCTCTGGTCCTGACCCAGGCCCCTGCAGCCCTCGCTGATGACCTGAAAGAAGACAGCTCAG AGGATCGCGCCTTCCGCGTGCGCATCGGTGCCACGCAGCTGCGGGGCGTGCTGGGCGGTGCCCTGGCCATCCCATGCCACGTCCACCACCTGCGGCCGCCACCCAGTCGCCGGCCCGCGCCGGGCTTTCCCAGAGTCAAGTGGACCTTCCTGTCCGGGGAACGAGAGGTGGAGGTGCTGGTGGCTCGCGGGCTGCGCGTCAAGGTAAACGAAGCCTACCGGTTCCGCGTGGCGCTGCCTGCCTACCCCGCATCGCTCACGGATGTGTCTCTAGTATTGAGCGAACTGCGGTCCAATGATTCCGGGGTCTATCGCTGCGAGGTCCAGCACGGTATCGACGACAGCAGTGATGCTGTGGAGGTCAAGGTCAAag GGGTCGTCTTCCTCTACAGAGAGGGCTCTGCGCGCTATGCTTTCTCCTTTGCGGGAGCCCAGGAAGCCTGCGCTCGCATTGGAGCCCGAATCGCCACCCCTGAGCAGCTCTATGCTGCCTACCTCGGCGGCTATGAGCAGTGTGATGCAGGCTGGCTGTCGGACCAAACTGTGAg GTACCCCATCCAGAACCCACGAGAGGCCTGCTATGGAGACATGGACGGCTACCCTGGAGTGCGGAACTACGGAGTGGTGGGTCCTGATGACCTCTACGACGTCTACTGTTACGCTGAAGACCTAAATG GAGAACTGTTCCTAGGAGCCCCTCCCAGCAAGCTGACGTGGGAGGAGGCTCGGGACTACTGTCTGGAACGTGGTGCACAGATCGCTAGCACAGGCCAGCTGTATGCAGCCTGGAATGGTGGCCTGGAcagatgtagccctggctggctggctgatggCAGCGTGCGCTACCCCATCATCACGCCCAGCCAACGCTGTGGGGGTGGCCTGCCAGGAGTCAagaccctcttcctcttccccaaccAGACTGGCTTCCCCAGCAAGCAGAACCGCTTCAATGTCTACTGCTTCCGAG ACTCTGCCcatccctctgccttctctgaggCCTCCATCCCAGCCTCTGATGGACTAGAGGCCattgtcacagtgacagagaaGCTGGAGGAACTGCAGTTGCCTCAGGAAACTATGGAGAGCGAGTCTCGTGGGGCGATCTACTCCATCCCCATCACAGAAGATGGCGGAGGAGGAAGCTCTACCCCAGAAGATGCAGCAGAGGCACCCAAGACTCCTCTAG ACTCGGAAACCCAATCCATTGCACCACCTACCGGGTCCTCAGAAGAGGAAGGAGTAGCcctggaggaagaaggaagatccaaagacacagagactctggaggaagagaagaatcaGGAGGACCTGTGGGTGTGGCCCAGAGAGCTCAGCAGCCCTCTCCCTACTGGCTTGGAAACAGAGCATTCACTCTCCCAGGTGTCCCCACCAGCCCAGGCAGTTCTACAGCTGGGTGCATCACCTTCTCCCAGGCCTCCAAGGGTCCATGGACCACCTGCAGAGACTTTGCTCCCCACAAGGGAGGGAAGCCTCACATCCACTCCAGATGGGGCAAGAGAAGTAGGGGGGGAAACTGGGAGCCCTGAGCTCTCTGGGGTTCCTCGAGAGAGTGAGGAGGCAGGGAGTTCCAGCTTGGAGGATGGCCCTTCCCTACTTCCAGCTACATGGGCCCCTGTGGGTACCAGGGAGCTGGAGACCCCCTCAGAAGAGAAGTCTGGAAGAACTGTTCTGACAGGCACCTCAGTGCAGGCCCAGCCAGTGCTGCCCACCGACAGTGCCAGCCGCGGTGGAGTGGCGGTGGCTCCCTCATCAG gtGACTGTATCCCCAGCCCCTGCCACAATGGTGGGACATgcttggaggagaaggagggttTCCGCTGCCTATGTTTGCCAGGCTATGGGGGGGACCTGTGCGATGTTG GCCTTCActtctgcagccctggctgggagGCCTTCCAGGGTGCCTGCTACAAGCACTTTTCCACAcgaaggagttgggaggaggcaGAAAGCCAGTGCAGAGCACTAGGTGCTCATCTGACCAGCATCTGCACCCCTGAGGAGCAAGACTTTGTCAATG ATCGATACCGGGAATACCAGTGGATTGGGCTCAATGACAGGACCATCGAGGGTGACTTCTTGTGGTCAGATGGTGCCCCTCTG CTCTATGAAAACTGGAACCCTGGGCAGCCTGACAGCTACTTCCTGTCTGGGGAGAACTGTGTGGTCATGGTGTGGCATGACCAGGGACAGTGGAGTGATGTGCCCTGCAACTACCACCTATCCTACACCTGCAAGATGGGTCTTG TGTCCTGTGGACCTCCACCACAGCTGCCCCTAGCTCAAATATTTGGTCGCCCTCGGCTGCGCTACGCGGTAGATACTGTGCTTCGATATCGGTGCCGAGAGGGGCTGGCCCAGCGCAACCTGCCATTGATCCGCTGCCAGGAGAATGGGCTTTGGGAGCCCCCCCAGATTTCCTGTGTGCCTCGAAGACCTGTAAGTGACAGGAGGAAACAG GGCCGTGCTCTGCGCTCAATGGACACCCCAGAAGGACCACGGGGACAGCTCTCAAGGCACAGGAAGGCACTGTTGACGCCTCCCTCCAGTCTCTAG
- the Nes gene encoding nestin translates to MEGCVGEESFQMWELNRRLEAYLTRVKTLEEQNQLLSAELGGLRAQSGDASWRARADDELAALRVLVDQRWREKHEAEVQRDNLAEELESVAGRCQQVRLARERTIEEVACSRRALEAEKSARGWLSTQAAELEREIEALRAAHEEERAHLNAQAACVPRRPPAPPHGSPVRAPEVEELARRLGEVWRGAVRDYQERVAHMESSLGQARERLGQAVRGARESRLELQQLQADRDSLQERREALEQRLEGRWQDRLQATEKFQLAVEALEQEKQGLQSQIAQILEGGQQLAHLKMSLSLEVATYRTLLEAENSRLQTPGRSSQASLGFPDPKLKLHFLGIPEDQHLGSVLPVLSPTSFPSLLPNALETPVTAFLKTQEFLQARTPTLASTPIPPMSETPCPTNAEVRAQDVPLSLLQTQAGRQQASEPLWAEATVPSSTGVLPELEEPGGKQLGHFPDGPTSLAPTVNPHHLILEAKGGEFNESRVSSIFKEEEGQMWELVKKEAAIEVKVENSLAQETQESGLNMDKIQDSQGPLQKEALEALGEEPLMSLKIQSRETPGKENCNSSVEENLGTLEGPEKEKQTPLKSLEEKNVEVEKTLENGVPELSKPLRKEDPRIEGQELMSPEGTLETVSFLEKENQEVVRSSEEENLESLTFKEKNQHPLGCSEAEDQMLEGLVEKEDRSFPGSPEEDQQAFSPLQKENQESLRCEEAEDQIYERLIEKESQESLKSPEEEDQEAFSPLQKENQEPLRCEEAEAQMLERLIEKESQESLKSPEEEGQEAFSPLQKENQESLRCEEAEDHMHERLIEKESQESLKSPEEEDQEAFSPLQKENQESLKCEEAEAQMLERLIEKESQESLKSPEEEDQEAFSPLQKESQESLRCEEAEDHMHERLIEKESQESLKSPEEEDQEAFSPLQKENQEPLRCEEAEAQMLERLIKKESQESLKSSEEDQRIGKPLERENQESLRSLDENQETIVPLKSRNQRPLRSLEVEEEEQRTVNLLEKMNQDTLEPLEKENAQPLRYLEEDDRTIKSLLDDKTHETLGSLEDRNGESIIPPESETRGSLRPPEEEDQWIVNHLEKESQEFPRCPEEEQEMERALEGENHEPPSSVEKADQMVDSQLEKESWDSGKSLEDESQKTFGFLEKENPESLRSLAAQDQEEQKLEQDTQQTLRVVGDEQIAASPPEKVDPELLKPLGKKQEIVRSLDKENQESLVLLKEKGMEIVKSSETENIEPLETTEEDLERRKSVDAQESLWSTEVASETIEPLEDETQEPLGCVVENQEMLTPLEEESQELRSLGKWNLETVESPGGVEDSQYLEVEEGLEREWHQESLGSLGEVKQELLGSENQQGWEDVVEGGAVGQEAPLGTTGVETEDKAELHLRGQDGEEEAVEEGELLQNVVGEAWSLENSEPKEQRVPAEALNILEGKPEQMVALEVPVAQGMPEVTEQDKDRTQAGERDSVEVTPGLEAARAGLEPEQEVVGLEDPRHFAREEAIHPSLGEESVKAKIAQGLEGPGKEPKEAGALDSGIFESPKISSEALECKGCEKSESVKGWEVEEASLETSDHEGSYASQPRPLETEEDGGAQTALTVPGHKLMEPCSPIPILTDACELQPQAQGIQEAGWQPEAGSEALGRVEEEPVFGPGEIPEGLQDWEEGREESEADDLGETLPDSTPLGLYLRSPASPKWDLAGEQSLSPQGEDRKEGWGHAVLAAQGLSDPPEEEEQGHDSDLSSEEFEDLGTEASLLPGVPKEVADRLGQAPPELQPACWNQDGESDGFADEEESGEEGEEEDADEDGTESGAQWWGSGPSGGGVKVQDITQREDLEQESVGGSGLWDDGLRGATANVPVTALETVSQDSAEPSGSEGCESASLEGEGHVTDDLDAPQEVTSMVPGAGDTFDISGQDPNLESEQVNGRMENGLAHSEGQVVLDGDEDQGFPLLEQEVGALKGPLGGSPVHLGPSQSLKFTLSGADGDSCSSGED, encoded by the exons GAGGAGGAGCGCGCGCACCTGAACGCCCAGGCCGCCTGTGTGCCGCGCCGGCCCCCCGCGCCGCCCCACGGATCCCCCGTCCGGGCCCCCGAAGTCGAGGAGCTGGCCAGGCGGCTAGGCGAAGTGTGGCGCGGGGCGGTGCGTGACTACCAGGAGCGCGTGGCTCACATGGAGAGCTCGCTGGGCCAGGCCCGCGAGCGGCTGGGCCAAGCCGTGCGGGGCGCTCGGGAGAGTCGCTTagagctgcagcagctgcaggcTGATCGCGACAGCCTCCAGGAGCGCAGAGAGGCGCTGGAACAGAGATTGGAAGGCCGTTGGCAGGACCGGCTGCAGGCCACTGAAAAGTTTCAG CTGGCTGTGGAAGCCCTGGAGCAGGAGAAGCAGGGTCTACAGAGTCAGATCGCTCAGATCCTGGAAGGTGGGCAGCAGCTGGCACACCTCAAGATGTCTCTTAGCCTGGAGGTGGCTACATACAG GACTCTGCTGGAGGCTGAGAACTCTCGGTTGCAGACACCTGGACGAAGTTCCCAGGCTTCTCTTGGCTTTCCTG ACCCCAAGCTGAAGCTGCATTTCCTTGGGATACCAGAGGACCAGCACCTGGGATCTGTGCTCCCTGTCCTCAGCCCGacatccttcccttccctcttgcCTAATGCCCTTGAGACTCCTGTGACAGCCTTTCTGAAGACACAGGAATTCCTTCAGGCTAGAACCCCCACCTTGGCCAGCACCCCCATCCCACCTATGTCTGAGACTCCCTGTCCTACAAATGCAGAGGTCAGAGCCCAGGATGTCCCTCTTTCCCTGCTCCAGACACAGGCTGGGAGGCAACAGGCTTCAGAGCCTCTTTGGGCTGAGGCCACAGTGCCTAGTTCTACTGGTGTCCTCCCAGAACTAGAGGAGCCTGGGGGCAAGCAGCTGGGCCACTTCCCTGATGGTCCAACCTCTTTAGCCCCAACCGTCAACCCTCATCACCTTATTTTAGAGGCTAAAGGTGGAGAATTCAATGAGTCTAGAGTTTCTAGCATATTCAAGGAAGAAGAAGGGCAAATGTGGGAACTTGTAAAGAAAGAAGCAGCCATAGAGGTAAAAGTAGAGAACAGCTTAGCACAGGAAACACAAGAAAGTGGTCTGAACATGGACAAAATCCAGGATTCCCAGGGACCTTTGCAAAAGGAAGCCTTGGAGGCTCTAGGAGAGGAGCCACTGATGTCTCTGAAAATCCAGAGCCGTGAGACACCAGGGAAGGAGAATTGCAATTCATCTGTAGAAGAGAACCTAGGAACACTAGAAggcccagaaaaagaaaaacaaacaccactGAAGTctttagaagaaaagaatgtaGAGGTAGAGAAAACTCTAGAAAATGGGGTTCCTGAACTATCTAAGCCTTTAAGAAAAGAAGACCCAAGAATTGAGGGTCAAGAATTAATGTCTCCTGAAGGTACACTAGAGACAGTTTCATTTCTAGAAAAGGAAAATCAAGAAGTAGTGAGGTCTTCAGAAGAGGAAAACTTAGAATCATTGACTTTTAAAGAGAAGAACCAACACCCACTGGGATGTTCAGAAGCTGAGGATCAGATGCTTGAGGGACTGGTAGAGAAAGAGGATCGGAGCTTTCCAGGGTCTCCAGAAGAGGATCAGCAGGCATTTAGTCCTCTGcagaaagagaatcaggagtCACTAAGGTGTGAAGAAGCAGAGGACCAGATATATGAGAGACTGATAGAAAAGGAGAGTCAGGAGTCTCTGAAGTCTCCAGAAGAAGAGGACCAGGAGGCATTCAGTCCTCTCCAGAAAGAGAATCAGGAGCCACTAAGGTGTGAAGAAGCAGAGGCCCAGATGCTTGAGAGACTAATAGAAAAGGAGAGTCAGGAGTCTCTGAAGTCTCCAGAAGAAGAGGGTCAGGAGGCATTCAGTCCTCTCcagaaagagaatcaggagtCACTAAGGTGTGAAGAAGCAGAAGACCACATGCATGAGAGACTGATAGAAAAAGAGAGTCAGGAGTCCCTGAAATCTCCAGAAGAAGAGGACCAGGAGGCATTCAGTCCTCTCcagaaagagaatcaggagtCACTAAAGTGTGAAGAAGCAGAGGCCCAGATGCTTGAGAGACTGATAGAAAAGGAGAGTCAGGAGTCCCTGAAATCTCCAGAAGAAGAGGACCAGGAGGCATTCAGTCCTCTCCAGAAAGAGAGTCAGGAGTCACTAAGGTGTGAAGAAGCAGAAGACCACATGCATGAGAGACTGATAGAAAAGGAGAGTCAGGAGTCTCTGAAGTCTCCAGAAGAAGAGGACCAGGAGGCATTCAGTCCTCTCCAGAAAGAGAATCAGGAGCCACTAAGGTGTGAAGAAGCAGAGGCCCAGATGCTTGAGAGACTGATAAAAAAGGAGAGTCAGGAGTCTCTGAAATCTTCAGAAGAGGACCAGAGGATTGGGAAGCCTTTAGAAAGAGAGAATCAAGAATCTCTGAGGTCTCTTGATGAAAACCAGGAGACCATTGTACCACTAAAAAGCAGGAACCAGAGGCCACTGAGATCTCTagaagtagaagaggaggagcagaggaCTGTGAATCTGCTAGAAAAAATGAACCAGGACACCCTTGAACCTCTAGAAAAAGAGAATGCACAGCCACTGAGGTATCTGGAAGAAGATGACCGCACAATAAAGAGCCTGCTAGACGACAAGACTCACGAGACCCTGGGGTCTCTTGAAGATAGAAATGGGGAGAGCATTATACCACCAGAAAGTGAGACCCGGGGTTCATTGAGGCCTCCAGAAGAGGAAGACCAGTGGATTGTGAACCatctagaaaaagaaagccaagagTTCCCGAGGTGTCCAGAAGAAGAgcaggaaatggagagagctctagaaggagagaaccatgaACCACCGAGTTCTGTAGAAAAAGCGGACCAGATGGTTGACAGCCAGCTAGAGAAAGAGAGTTGGGACTCAGGGAAGTCTCTTGAAGATGAGAGCCAGAAGACTTTTGGATTTCtggaaaaagagaatccagagtccCTGAGATCTCTAGCAGCCCAGGACCAAGAGGAACAGAAACTTGAACAAGACACCCAACAGACCCTGAGGGTTGTAGGGGATGAGCAGATTGCAGCGAGCCCACCAGAAAAGGTGGATCCAGAGTTACTGAAGCCTCTtggaaaaaaacaggaaatagtTAGATCTcttgacaaagagaatcaagagtcaCTAGTGTTACTGAAAGAAAAAGGTATGGAGATAGTGAAGTCTTCAGAAACAGAGAACATAGAACCACTGGAGACTACAGAAGAGGACCTGGAAAGAAGGAAGTCAGTAGATGCTCAGGAGTCATTGTGGTCTACCGAAGTGGCCAGCGAGACAATAGAACCTCTAGAAGATGAGACCCAAGAACCACTGGGGTGTGTGGTTGAGAACCAAGAGATGCTGACACCCCTTGAAGAGGAGAGTCAAGAACTGAGATCTCTGGGCAAGTGGAACCTAGAGACTGTGGAATCACCAGGAGGGGTAGAGGACAGTCAGTACCTGGAAGTGGAAGAGGGCCTAGAGAGGGAATGGCACCAAGAGTCACTAGGGTCTCTGGGAGAGGTGAAGCAGGAGCTGCTTGGGTCTGAAAATCAACAGGGGTGGGAGGATGTGGTGGAGGGTGGAGCAGTGGGTCAGGAAGCACCTCTGGGGACCACAGGAGTGGAAACTGAGGATAAGGCAGAGTTGCATCTGAGGGGGCAAGATGGGGAAGAAGAAGCTGTAGAGGAGGGGGAGCTGCTGCAGAATGTCGTGGGGGAGGCCTGGAGTCTGGAGAACTCTGAGCCCAAGGAGCAGAGGGTCCCTGCTGAGGCCCTCAACATCCTGGAGGGAAAACCAGAGCAGATGGTGGCCCTAGAGGTCCCAGTTGCTCAGGGAATGCCAGAGGTGACAGAGCAAGATAAGGATAGAACCCAAGCAGGTGAACGAGACTCTGTAGAGGTGACCCCTGGGTTAGAGGCTGCCAGAGCTGGACTGGAACCCGAGCAGGAAGTGGTAGGGCTAGAGGACCCAAGGCATTTTGCCAGGGAGGAGGCCATTCACCCATCCCTGGGGGAGGAAAGTGTGAAGGCAAAGATAGCTCAGGGCTTGGAAGGCCCTGGAAAGGAACCAAAAGAGGCAGGTGCTCTGGACTCAGGGATCTTTGAATCACCCAAGATTAGCAGTGAGGCTCTGGAATGCAAGGGCTGTGAAAAGTCTGAGTCCGTGAAGGGCTGGGAAGTAGAGGAGGCCTCACTGGAGACCTCAGACCACGAGGGCAGCTATGCCTCTCAGCCCAGGCCcctggagacagaggaagatgggGGCGCACAGACAGCACTGACGGTCCCTGGTCACAAGCTCATGGAACCCTGTTCACCCATCCCAATCCTGACAGATGCCTGTGAGCTGCAGCCCCAGGCACAGGGGATCCAGGAGGCTGGATGGCAGCCAGAAGCTGGGTCTGAAGCACTGGGAAGGGTAGAAGAGGAGCCGGTATTTGGTCCTGGGGAGATCCCAGAGGGCCTCCAGGATTGGGAGGAGGGCAGAGAAGAAAGTGAAGCTGATGACCTAGGGGAAACTCTTCCTGACTCTACTCCCCTGGGCCTCTACCTGAGGTCTCCTGCCTCCCCAAAGTGGGACCTGGCTGGAGAACAGAGCCTTTCCCCTCAAGgggaggacaggaaggaaggcTGGGGTCATGCTGTCCTGGCTGCCCAGGGCCTCAGTGATCCAccagaggaggaagaacaaggcCATGACTCTGACCTATCATCTGAGGAATTTGAGGATCTAGGGACTGAGGCCTCTCTTCTTCCAGGGGTTCCCAAGGAGGTGGCAGATCGTCTGGGCCAAGCGCCCCCAGAACTGCAGCCTGCATGCTGGAATCAGGATGGGGAGTCTGATGGGTTTGCTGATGaggaagagagtggggaggagggagaggaagaagacgCTGATGAGGACGGAACAGAGTCAGGGGCTCAATGGTGGGGGTCAGGGCCTTCTGGTGGAGGCGTCAAAGTCCAGGATATCACCCAAAGAGAGGACCTGGAACAGGAATCTGTGGGTGGCAGTGGTCTCTGGGATGATGGCTTGAGAGGTGCCACGGCTAATGTTCCTGTAACTGCCCTAGAGACAGTGTCTCAGGACAGTGCTGAGCCTTCTGGGTCAGAGGGGTGTGAGTCTGCTTCCTTGGAGGGGGAAGGTCATGTGACTGACGATTTAGATGCTCCCCAAGAGGTGACTAGCATGGTCCCAGGGGCAGGAGATACCTTTGATATCAGTGGCCAGGACCCCAACTTGGAGTCAGAGCAAGTGAATGGGAGGATGGAGAATGGACTAGCGCATTCTGAGGGCCAGGTGGTTCTGGATGGGGATGAGGACCAAGGATTCCCTTTACTGGAACAGGAGGTGGGTGCCCTAAAGGGCCCTTTGGGAGGGTCTCCTGTGCATCTAGGCCCAAGCCAGTCCCTGAAGTTTACTCTGAGTGGAGCAGATGGAGATTCCTGTTCCTCGGGGGAAGACTAG